TTTTTTGAAAATGATGATTTGTATTTTATAGTTCATGGTGACCATCATATTCGAAGCTTCGGCATCAACATAATAGGCAATAAAAAGATGATAGATGAAATGTATGAAAAGGTATTAAAATGTTTTGAAAATGAAAAATAGTTTGTAACGTTAATTTTTTATTCCACTGGAAATAAAATTTAAAAAATAATTATGTTCACCCCACCAAACTTGCAAGGTTTGTATCGGTAGGAAGCGGCATCTCATTTGAACGCGATGAATTGCATATCAACATCGATTTGGGTTCATTTGCAACCTTAAGATTAATTACCCGTTACCCCACATTAAATGCCAGCAGCCCAGAAACATTAACAACCAGTTCAATGCAAAGCCGTAAAGAGCTAGTGGTGAAAGATTTGGTTGGCAGTGTTTCGCAGGTTATTGATTTAGAGAGCAAAAAAATAGTTGAGCGCAATAGCAGCGAACCATTTGGGTTATCGAGAGGGATCCTCTTACTCACCAACGCAGTGCTTGCCGATTACAAGGCGCAAGGCGCCCGTGCTGATGTTTCGTTATACAGCAATCCCAACAGTAATAGGCGCGAAAATTGACAAGCGAAATCGTTTGAAGTGTTAGGTGATCATCCACAAGAATTGCAAGGTTTGCGTGGCACAGTGCAATACGCTCAAGGCAAGTTTTCAGCCGCAACGGGTATGCATTCCATGGGGGTGAGAAGTGTTTACGCCGTATCTAGCTCAGTGACATAATCGTGTTCAAACTTACGTTTGGCGTCGTAACGTGTGCGAATACCCGAATCGAGACTCATGTTTTGAGTTAATTCATTTACAAAACATCTTCTTTGCTTAGTTGCTTTAAAAAGCGCAACTATTTATTTTAAATTTAACTCGTTTTTCAAACTTTTAATTTCACTGAGAGATAGGCCAGAAGCTTTTTGAATAATCTCTATAGAGACCCCTGCTAAAAGAAGATTTTTTACCATATTAATTTTTTCTTTTTTAACCCCTCGCTCTTCACCAATAACAATGCCTTCATCTTTCGCCGTATCCAGACCCGTGACATAATCGTGTTCAAACTTGCGTTTGGCGTCGTAACGGGCGCGAACACCCGAATCGAGACTCATGTTTTCGAGTTGTTTGTATGCTTTGGTAATTGCAGGAATGTTCATTTGCAAAACCTCTTCTTTGCTTGGTTGCTTTAAAAAGCGCAACCATTTTTCTAGGGTATTATAGTTACCCGAAGGGAGTTTTGCTAGATCTAAATAATGAATAGAAAATAAATCAGTAAGTTGCACTTTATTCTCGGCATCCATTAACACAGCCTCGGTGTGATAGTGTTTGCTGTGTTTAAACAAGCTAAAATTTAACACATGAATGGCAATCGTTTTTTTAAGGGTATCGTAGTTTTCGCCTTGTTTTAATTGGGAGTAATATACTTTACTCCAATAATACAAACTTCTTTTAATATAATGGCCATGATTTTGCATTTGCATTTCGATGTTAATGAGATCGCCATCGGCAAGTTTTGCTAAGACATCGAGCCTAATTGCTTTATCGTCTTCGGCTTCTTTGTTGAGCTCTGGGTTAATAAACGTGACGTCCACAATGGCTTTGCTTTGCTCTAAGTTTAAAACACTATTTACAAAACTCATAAAAATTTCGGGGTCACTACCAAATAGCATTTTAAAAACAAAATCATACTTGGGATCAACGAGTTCTATGTTATTCACAAAAAATCCTTCTTTGCGTTTCAAAAACTTCATGTCTTTGAAAGAAAGTTTTTTTTAACAAAAATTTAAAATAAAAAAAGAGGGAAAAGTTTGTGTTTAAAAATTTTTTGGGAGTGTTTTAAAATTGAGCAGTGGGTTGCAAACTAGGTTTTTAGCAATTTTAATATTTTAATCATCAAGATAATCAGATTTTAGTTTGATAATTTTATTGTATAATAAGTTTTTCAAAAAAATTTCTTTTTATTATAAAGAAAAGATTTTTTTCGGCGAAGCAAACTTCCTTGAGAAGATCGATATTATTTTCATATAAATTTAATGAAAATATGCTAATAATATAATCAATTTATTTATTTAATGAAAATATTTTTTTATGAAATAAATAAATTGCGATGGAAGATGCCTTGTTAAGGGCTGACTTTAAGCTTCCTTCATTGTTTAAAACAAATAAAATCTCTCCACCAGAAAAAATGTTATTATTTATAACCCTTAGTTATATTTTGTATTCTACAATAATTAGATTTATTATGTTATTTAAATGAAAAATTAAAAATATTTTTTTAAATTATACGAATTTTTTGTAAAAATTTAAATATATAAATTTTATGATTATTGGCGATTTTTTTGTTAAATATAATAAAATTATCTATTAATTTTAAAATTTTTTATAAAATTTGACATAAATTTATTATTATGTAAAGTGTATGAGTTATTTTTTGAAAAATAAAATAACAGCGGCTATTATTTCAAGGGGTTGCTAATGCAAAATTACATAAAAAATAATAATTTTTTAACTAAAATTTTAAGTCATAGAGTTGGTAGAAAAATTGTTCATAAAGTTACTAACAAAAGGTTTGTATTAAAGAAAGTAAACACTTTTAACTTGCTGCTTGATCTCAAAGATGGTTCTGGAGTTTCAAAATATATTTTAAAACATGGTAACTACGATCCATTTGCGTCTAATTTTGTAAAACAATTCATTAAATCTCATTCAACAGTTATCGATATAGGCGCTAATATTGGCTATTGGAGTAACTTATTGGCAAGTTTTGATTCTACAATTAAAGTTTTAGCATTTGAACCAGAACCTTTTAATTTTAAACTACTACAAGAAAATACCAAATTAAATGCAAATTGTAATAGAGTTCAGTTAATTTCTAAAGCTCTTTCTAATTCTAAAGGTAATTTTAACTTATACTTGAGCGATAATAATGCAGGTGATCACAGGTTATATGATTCTTTAGAAAATAGAAATTTTGTCTCTGTTGAAACTGTAGTTGGAGATGATGAAATTAATGTCAATAATATTTCTTTTATTAAAATTGATGTTCAGGGTTTTGAGTATAAAGTTTTATCTGGAATGAAAAACTTAATAAGTAAAAATAACGATTTATCAATTCTTTCTGAATTTTGGCCTTATGGTATGAAAATGGCAGGGGATGATCCCGTCGAATTTTTAAAAATGATGTTTAGTTTTAATTTTAAATTCTATGCACTTTTAGAAGATTCTCAAGAAATATTTAAAATAAATATAGAAAAAGCGTTAGAATTAACTCCAGATAAAAAACATATTGATATTTTATTTTCAAAAAGAGAAATAAAGTTATAAATAAAAATAAATTTATTTAATGCGGTATAGTCTAGTTTTTTGCAACAAACTCAAACGCTCTAATACTTAGAAAAAGGGTGCTCTGTAAAACCTAAATTATTATCTTGAAGTAACGCTTGCAAGCCAATCATTGTTGCATTGTCTGAGCATAGCGAAGGTGGAGCAAAAATAACATCTTTTTTGATTTGAGAAAAAATTTGTCGAAATTTTTTGTTTTGTGCAACACCTCCAGCAACAAGTACTGTTTTAATATCAGGATAATCGTTAATCGCATTTAAAACTCTATCGTACAATTGATGAAGTGCTGCATGTTGAAACGCAAAAGCAATATCTTCTTTTGTGTGTTGCGGTAGGTCTTTTCCTGTTATTTTTCCTTTTTTGATTCCTGTTTCTTTACGGATTACTTCCATTACTGCAGTTTTGAGTCCACTATAAGTAAAGTTGTAGCGATTATCTTTATTTGCTGGTTTTGCAGGAAACGCAAAGCTTTGTTGAACGGCTGTTTTGCGAGTTGTAACATTGTGGGCAAGAGTTTCGATTAAAGGACCGCCAGGGTAACTAAGACCTAAAAGCTTTGCGACCTTATCAAACGCTTCGCCACAGGCATCATCTAAACTTTTACCAAGCAAAATTCGCTCTGTTGTAGAGTGTAACAAACTTAAATGACAATGTCCGCCACTCACTGTAAGGGCAAGGGCAGGATATTCTATGTTACGCACTGGTATCCAAGTATCCAAATCGTTTTTAGGAGAAAATTTTTCAATCAGTAATGCAGGAGCTAAATGAGCATCAACATGATTTACAGAAATAAGTGGTACAGAAAGCGAAGACGCCAAACCTCTCGCAAACAAAACACCCACCATCAAAGCTCCAATTAATCCAGGTCCCATTGTCACCGCAAGTGCATCAATGTCAGTAATATTAATTTTAGCTTGAGAGAGTGCTGTTTGTGTGATGTCGTAAATTTTAGAAAGATGATCGCGTGCAGCCACTTCTGGCACCACTCCTCCAAAAGGTGCGTGACTTTCGTTTTGTGATTCAACAACATGTGCATAAATATTAATAGAATTTAGTGTTCCATTATTGGTTGTTTTAGAACTTAAAATAGAAACAGCTGTTTCGTCGCATGAGGTTTCAATTGCAAGAATAATTTTTGATTTTATCATGTTAATTTATCAATCTTCTAAGTTTACAGACATTTGTGCAGTCATTTTGGAAAGATTATTTGTAGCCTTTGTTTTATACGCTGGAAGTGTGCAATACTTTTCGCATTCTTGATAATAAGATTTGGCAACTTCAAAGTTTTTAAGATTATTAAAAAAGTTTCCTGCCAAAAATAATGCTTTTGAATAATATTCTCCTTTTGGAAATAAATCAATATAATTTAAAATATCAAGTGCAGCTCCTCGATAATCATTAAGTTTTAATTTTGCTTCTGCTCTATATTCTATGGAAATTTGTAACATATCTTCACTGGCGTCTGTAGAATTTAAAACCGCATTGCAAGTTTCTATGGTTTGTTTAAATTCATTTTTTGCAAATGTGTTTTTTAAACTTGTTTTGATTTTATCTAAAGACTGTAGTTTAGCAGGTAATTTACTTGTACGAAATGCAGCTACTTTTGCATTAGATGCAAGTTCAACTCTGGCTAATTTTCTTTGAATTTCAATAAGTGAATTTGCATGATTATCTTGCGAAATAATATTTTTTTCTTTTTCTTGACCAGAGGCTTCTTTTTGAATTGTGACAACTTTTTTATTAAGTGTATCAATATCACCTTGCATAATTAAAATTTGTGAATGAAGATTTTCAACATCATTGCGCGAAGAAATCGCTGTTTGTGTTGTGTTTGTAATTTGTTGTTCTCTTTTCGTGATGCGATCTTGCAACTGATTGATTTGGTCTTGAACTTGCCCTAGCGAAGATTGCAGTTGATCTTGGCGTTGAGATGTCATGCAACCTTGTAATAAAAAGCTGGATGAAAATGTGAGTATTAAACACTTTTCATAAAAAGATAAAAATTTTAATTTCATAAATTAGCTACTCCAGAATTCTTTTTTGTTTGATCTCATGCTTAATATACTAATTATTAAATAATTGTTGCAATTATTTTGAAGAAAAAGCAACAACCGTTTATTATAATATGATATATCTTACTTTTAATTGAGTGCAAACACTATTCTAGATCTGTTTTTTCGTCATTGCCGAGCTGTTCGTCTGGAGGGATATAGTCATCGGGATTGTCATATAAAATTTTTAAATCAACCCTGCGGTTTAAAGCTCTATCTTCTGGACTTTCATTTTCGGCAATGGGTCGCGTTTCTGCAAAGCCAGCAGGATAGATGGTGCCTTTTGGAAAAAAATTGGTTCCAATTAAAAATCGTGCAACTGATGTTGCTCGCAAAACACTAAGTTCCCAGTTACTCATTCCGTTTCTTTCAAAGGGGATATTATCTGTATGCCCTTCTACTCGAACAACACGCCCTATCCCTCTAAGGACTTCTGCGACACCTTTTACCATTTCTTTTGTTTCTTTTTTTAGTTCATATGCCCCTGGATCAAAAAGCACTCGAGCAAGCAGAGTAACGCGAATACCTTCTGGTTCGCGTGCTACGTAAATAAGTCTATCAACAGGTTTGCTGGCGCTGTCTGGAAATTGTTTAGAGCCATATAATCTTTCTGCAAGTTTTTGTTCAATGACCTTTGCTTGTGCCGCGATAATTGCTGCACGTTCTCGTACAATTTTTTGTAAAATTTGCTCTCGGCTTGTATTGCCTTTTATGTAACGAAAAATACTATCACGAGTTGTTGGTCCTCTCGGTATTGTTCCTTCTTCTTTAGGAACTTCTTCTTTAATACCAAAGGCAACTTGCATTGATTCTGTTACCTGCTTCACCTTAGATGTGTTTACCACTGCAATTGCATAAAGAACCACAAATAATGCAAACAACAAGGTCATCATGTCGGCAAACGCAACAAGCCAGCGTTCATGGTTTTCAAATTCAGGGCATTTTTTCTTTTTCGCCATTAATGAGCCATCCCGTGCAATCTTTCAACCAAAACTTTAGGAGCTGTACCTTGGGAAATGCCAATAACTCCTGTAGCTATCATTTCTCGATAAACTTTTTTATGATGGCACATTCTTTTAATTTTTTTCCCACAAGGAAGAGCAAAAAGGTTTGCTAATGCCACCCCATAAAGAGTTGCAATAAAGGCTGTTTTAATCCCAGGACCAATTTCTGGTGGGTTATCGAGGTTAAGCATCACCACCATCAAGCCCAAAACGGCTCCAAGAATTCCAATGGTAGGGGCAAATGCACCCATATCTTCCCAAAACTTTGCGGCAATTTCTTCTTCTTCATACATTAAATCAATTTCTGCATAGAGCGTGTTTTCAATCACTACGGCTTCAGTGTTCATTGAAACCATTTCTATCCCTTTTTTCATCAGATCATCATCAAGCTTATCGATTTCTTTTTCTAAGGCTAATACCCCGTCTTTTCTTGCTAATTGCGCAAGGCGTTCAATTGTTGAAATTGTTCCTTCGGCATCGAGTTTAGGTCCATTTAAAAAAAGACCTAAAGATTTAAATGAAAAAGTAACATCTTTCATAGGGTATGCGGTCAACACCGCAGCAAAAGCGCCAAGTCCCACAATCATTGCAGCAGATCCACCCCAAAGCATTCCTACGCTAAGACCTTTAATAACAGCGGTTCCAACCACTGCGATAGCACCGAGTACAGGGCCAATAATGCTAGATAGTTCCATGTAAAAACCCCATAAATTTAGAAATAAATAATTTAATTTTTAATTAATATTTAATAAAAAAAATTAAATTATTTATTATTTTATAAGTAATAAATTAACGATAAAATTTAAAAATTTGACATCTATGAAATAATTTGCAGTCAAATTTTTGTTAAATTCTTAAATTTTATTTGCTTGATTTTATCTTTATATCAACTCATGACATTCCGACATACAAAAATAGATATTATAAAAATTCAATTGAGGCTTTTATGAGTGAATCTATTGAAAATAGAAGAGCGAATCCTAGGTTTATGAGCAAAGCTGTCATAGAAGTTTATTCAGACGAAGATA
This region of Spirobacillus cienkowskii genomic DNA includes:
- a CDS encoding Rpn family recombination-promoting nuclease/putative transposase, yielding MNNIELVDPKYDFVFKMLFGSDPEIFMSFVNSVLNLEQSKAIVDVTFINPELNKEAEDDKAIRLDVLAKLADGDLINIEMQMQNHGHYIKRSLYYWSKVYYSQLKQGENYDTLKKTIAIHVLNFSLFKHSKHYHTEAVLMDAENKVQLTDLFSIHYLDLAKLPSGNYNTLEKWLRFLKQPSKEEVLQMNIPAITKAYKQLENMSLDSGVRARYDAKRKFEHDYVTGLDTAKDEGIVIGEERGVKKEKINMVKNLLLAGVSIEIIQKASGLSLSEIKSLKNELNLK
- a CDS encoding FkbM family methyltransferase, which translates into the protein MQNYIKNNNFLTKILSHRVGRKIVHKVTNKRFVLKKVNTFNLLLDLKDGSGVSKYILKHGNYDPFASNFVKQFIKSHSTVIDIGANIGYWSNLLASFDSTIKVLAFEPEPFNFKLLQENTKLNANCNRVQLISKALSNSKGNFNLYLSDNNAGDHRLYDSLENRNFVSVETVVGDDEINVNNISFIKIDVQGFEYKVLSGMKNLISKNNDLSILSEFWPYGMKMAGDDPVEFLKMMFSFNFKFYALLEDSQEIFKINIEKALELTPDKKHIDILFSKREIKL
- the tsaD gene encoding tRNA (adenosine(37)-N6)-threonylcarbamoyltransferase complex transferase subunit TsaD; the protein is MIKSKIILAIETSCDETAVSILSSKTTNNGTLNSINIYAHVVESQNESHAPFGGVVPEVAARDHLSKIYDITQTALSQAKINITDIDALAVTMGPGLIGALMVGVLFARGLASSLSVPLISVNHVDAHLAPALLIEKFSPKNDLDTWIPVRNIEYPALALTVSGGHCHLSLLHSTTERILLGKSLDDACGEAFDKVAKLLGLSYPGGPLIETLAHNVTTRKTAVQQSFAFPAKPANKDNRYNFTYSGLKTAVMEVIRKETGIKKGKITGKDLPQHTKEDIAFAFQHAALHQLYDRVLNAINDYPDIKTVLVAGGVAQNKKFRQIFSQIKKDVIFAPPSLCSDNATMIGLQALLQDNNLGFTEHPFSKY
- a CDS encoding flagellar motor protein MotB, which produces MAKKKKCPEFENHERWLVAFADMMTLLFALFVVLYAIAVVNTSKVKQVTESMQVAFGIKEEVPKEEGTIPRGPTTRDSIFRYIKGNTSREQILQKIVRERAAIIAAQAKVIEQKLAERLYGSKQFPDSASKPVDRLIYVAREPEGIRVTLLARVLFDPGAYELKKETKEMVKGVAEVLRGIGRVVRVEGHTDNIPFERNGMSNWELSVLRATSVARFLIGTNFFPKGTIYPAGFAETRPIAENESPEDRALNRRVDLKILYDNPDDYIPPDEQLGNDEKTDLE
- a CDS encoding motility protein A, producing MELSSIIGPVLGAIAVVGTAVIKGLSVGMLWGGSAAMIVGLGAFAAVLTAYPMKDVTFSFKSLGLFLNGPKLDAEGTISTIERLAQLARKDGVLALEKEIDKLDDDLMKKGIEMVSMNTEAVVIENTLYAEIDLMYEEEEIAAKFWEDMGAFAPTIGILGAVLGLMVVMLNLDNPPEIGPGIKTAFIATLYGVALANLFALPCGKKIKRMCHHKKVYREMIATGVIGISQGTAPKVLVERLHGMAH